The Mucilaginibacter terrenus genome has a segment encoding these proteins:
- a CDS encoding aldo/keto reductase — protein sequence MRKVELCNGIISSKLGFGCASILGAIDSSTARRAVHGALAHEINYFDLARSYGYGEAESFLGNILKDRRKDVVIASKFGIKANWKAKLLKPIKPVVRLLKSKTADKKIVADKGAPVSTIADRFHNRVEITAKEMVDSLEQSLRNLKTDYLDYFFVHEPVCAIYDIDEVLRAAEALKQSGKIRAFGLAFNLLDKQIHERYLHHFDLLQFNKPLDDTAYQSTLSERQNKPNVLFSILRGLKNDEITQDVFGRLMEDFPQSVLLCSMFNEKHIEQNATFFNI from the coding sequence ATGAGAAAGGTCGAGTTATGTAATGGAATAATCTCTTCCAAGCTTGGCTTCGGCTGTGCTTCTATCCTTGGGGCTATAGATTCTTCAACGGCTCGTCGTGCTGTGCATGGCGCGCTAGCCCATGAAATTAATTATTTTGATCTTGCAAGATCGTACGGGTACGGAGAAGCTGAATCTTTCTTAGGGAATATCCTAAAAGATAGGAGAAAGGATGTAGTTATTGCCAGCAAGTTTGGTATCAAAGCAAATTGGAAAGCAAAGCTATTGAAGCCTATTAAGCCTGTAGTACGGTTGTTAAAAAGTAAAACTGCTGATAAAAAGATCGTTGCCGATAAAGGCGCTCCTGTTAGTACAATAGCTGACCGTTTTCATAATCGGGTGGAGATCACTGCTAAAGAGATGGTTGATAGTCTGGAGCAAAGCTTAAGAAACTTGAAAACAGATTATCTGGACTATTTTTTTGTACACGAACCTGTTTGTGCTATTTATGACATAGATGAAGTATTACGGGCTGCTGAAGCTTTAAAGCAGTCAGGTAAAATCCGGGCTTTTGGTTTAGCTTTTAACTTGCTTGATAAACAGATACACGAGCGCTATTTACATCACTTTGACTTGCTTCAATTTAATAAACCGTTAGACGATACGGCATATCAATCTACTTTATCAGAACGGCAAAACAAACCAAACGTTTTATTTTCAATACTACGAGGATTAAAAAACGACGAAATAACACAAGATGTTTTTGGGAGGCTAATGGAGGATTTTCCACAAA